TGTCCGCTGACGAAGCTTCAAATGGATCTGGACCAGCGTGATTATCGCGCTCCTCCTTAACTTTCTTCGCCAACGCCTCCATCTCTTTCAACAATCCCTTGAGCGTACTCACGGCTTCCTTGGCAATACCCATCATGGCCCCGGCCTCCTTCACGTTCCGGGCATTCTGCCGGATGGTCCGGCTATCCGCGCGGAGCTTGCCGGTGATGGCTTCGTCGAAAGGATTAGTCAGGGGCTGGACCGGCTGACGGCCCAGGATCATGGACCGCAGATTGGCACCCACGCTGGAGCCATGAAAGTAGGCATTCATCAGCATGTCCTGCTGCCAGAGCTGATTGGCTGTATCGAAAACCACGAGCCGTTGCAGATCGCTCAAAGCCATGTTGCCCCCCTGGTGATGGGTGGAAGACCAGATTTGTTTCGAAGATACGGGAAGAGATATGAAGCAACTCCATATCTCATCGGCACGTCAACCATGGACATTCCGACGCCGATTCCGAACCGACTCCGAGTTGATCAAGTCCTATCCTTTTGAAAACACGATAACGTCATAGCTGTATCCCGCCCTGGCTGATCATCCTGATAAAGGAAGTCACGAGTTCTCGATCGAGCCGTCCTCGCTCCACATCTTTAGATAAAATCCTCAAGGCCTCGAAGGAAGTGATTTTGTACTTGCGGTAGGGTCTCTCACAGGTAATGGCGTCGTACATATCCGCAATGGTGATCACCTGCACATGCCTGGGTATGTTCCTTGTCCCGGTCGGATACCCTGAGCCGTCCAGCTTTTCATGATGAAACAAAACGCACTGGGCCACTGACTGGTCCAGGTCCATATACTGACACATTTCGACGCCATGAATGGGATGTTTCTTGACCTCGTCGAACTCCTTCGGAGTCAAAACACCGAATTTTTCAAGAATACTCTGTCTAACCTTTGACTTACCGATATCGTGGAGCAAAGCTCCAACTCCGATTTGGCGGACAGTTGATTTTCTCAGGACCTGGGGATCGGACTGCTCACGATGATGATGAATTAGCAAAGAAATTGCATAAAGAGAAGTGTTTATGCAATGAACATACTCTTTGTAGTTTGTAGCGATTAAGTTGCGTAAGGATTGTATCGCACCTTGATTATTATTGAATAATCTATAAATGTTATCAACGACCTGGACCAGCTTTTCGTAGCTGTCGCTATTTGGATAATCCTTACTGATTTGATTAAAAAATTTTTCCACGACGATCATGGAATGGTCGTAGAGAATTTCAACTTTGCTATCCAGTGAAATTTTTGGGTTATCAAGCAGCACATGGAGATTTTTCTGAACAAAAGACTCATATTTCATCTTATCCTTGTTGTTGATATATATATTCCCAATTCCATTATCAACGAGTCTTTTCCGA
The sequence above is a segment of the Desulfonatronum thiodismutans genome. Coding sequences within it:
- a CDS encoding HD-GYP domain-containing protein; translated protein: MIENQYFHISPLLLVTSEQQFDFKIYLFQDNNYILYATPTNFTEEHRKRLVDNGIGNIYINNKDKMKYESFVQKNLHVLLDNPKISLDSKVEILYDHSMIVVEKFFNQISKDYPNSDSYEKLVQVVDNIYRLFNNNQGAIQSLRNLIATNYKEYVHCINTSLYAISLLIHHHREQSDPQVLRKSTVRQIGVGALLHDIGKSKVRQSILEKFGVLTPKEFDEVKKHPIHGVEMCQYMDLDQSVAQCVLFHHEKLDGSGYPTGTRNIPRHVQVITIADMYDAITCERPYRKYKITSFEALRILSKDVERGRLDRELVTSFIRMISQGGIQL